One segment of Neobacillus endophyticus DNA contains the following:
- a CDS encoding DUF2624 domain-containing protein, whose translation MKIFESIINHKINTITADELLKYANQFNITVNRQQAIKIAEYLRGKKINIFADSERAKLIREIAKAAGPQTARDVNKLFTELTKS comes from the coding sequence ATGAAAATTTTTGAGAGTATCATTAACCATAAAATTAATACCATTACTGCTGATGAATTATTAAAGTACGCCAACCAATTTAATATTACGGTTAATCGGCAGCAGGCAATAAAAATAGCCGAATACTTAAGAGGAAAAAAAATTAACATCTTTGCCGATTCAGAGAGGGCAAAATTAATAAGAGAAATTGCCAAAGCAGCAGGCCCGCAGACTGCACGCGATGTCAATAAGTTATTTACAGAGTTAACAAAATCATAA
- a CDS encoding deoxyribonuclease IV codes for MLKIGSHVSMSGKEMLLAASKEAVSYGANTFMIYTGAPQNTRRKKIEDLNIEAGRKHMEANGISEIVVHAPYIINIGNTSNPDTFELGVRFLRSEIERTEAIGAKQIVLHPGAHVGAGTELGIKKIVEGLNEVLTGKEQVQIALETMAGKGSECGKSFEELAMIIDGVNYSDKLSVCFDTCHTHDAGYNIVEDFDGVLNEFDKIIGLDRLKVLHLNDSKNAMGMRKDRHENIGFGHIGFKTLNYIVHHPQLADVPKILETPFVGEDKNNKKPPYKFEIEMLRSQEYDENLLDKILQS; via the coding sequence ATGTTAAAAATCGGTTCTCATGTATCAATGAGCGGAAAAGAAATGCTTTTAGCTGCCAGTAAGGAGGCAGTTTCATATGGTGCCAATACATTTATGATTTATACTGGCGCTCCGCAAAATACAAGAAGAAAGAAAATTGAAGACCTAAATATTGAAGCTGGCAGAAAACATATGGAAGCGAATGGGATATCCGAAATTGTCGTTCACGCTCCATATATTATCAATATTGGGAATACTTCAAATCCTGATACATTTGAATTGGGGGTTCGTTTCCTTCGATCCGAGATTGAACGTACGGAAGCAATTGGCGCAAAACAAATTGTTCTTCACCCAGGAGCACATGTTGGGGCAGGAACAGAGTTAGGTATTAAAAAAATCGTTGAAGGTTTAAATGAGGTTTTAACAGGAAAAGAGCAGGTTCAGATTGCGCTGGAAACAATGGCCGGGAAAGGTTCCGAATGCGGAAAGTCTTTTGAGGAATTGGCGATGATTATTGATGGGGTTAACTATAGTGATAAGCTGTCGGTTTGCTTTGATACTTGCCATACCCATGATGCAGGATATAATATCGTGGAGGATTTCGACGGGGTATTAAATGAGTTTGATAAAATTATTGGCCTCGATCGCCTTAAGGTACTCCATCTTAATGACAGTAAAAATGCAATGGGGATGAGAAAGGACCGGCATGAAAATATCGGGTTTGGCCACATCGGCTTTAAAACCCTTAATTATATTGTTCATCACCCTCAACTTGCAGATGTTCCAAAAATCCTGGAAACTCCTTTTGTTGGTGAAGATAAAAATAATAAGAAGCCGCCATATAAATTTGAAATTGAGATGCTGCGTTCTCAGGAATACGATGAGAACCTTCTTGATAAAATACTCCAGTCTTAA
- a CDS encoding YqfQ family protein — MMPRPGLPMQGGMRPGLFGGGSPMMGSSPNQFGVGGQMMRPGANPFGGMGSMMGGPQMNGGGGLLSRLLGRGNPAGGGGMMGIGRGTGGPGAMMGMGRAAGGGGGGLLQSLSNPGGLSGILNNTQQVIRTAQTIGPMIQQYGPIVKNLPAMWSLFRGLKNASNETTEEDSSGNSDTATEESSESSEQKTTASNRTTSHASETIKRRSQTSSQKRSSQSTSANNTMQVRSRSQSQHQKGASIPKLYI; from the coding sequence ATGATGCCAAGACCAGGACTCCCGATGCAAGGAGGAATGAGACCAGGCCTATTTGGAGGCGGAAGCCCCATGATGGGTTCCAGTCCTAATCAATTTGGCGTTGGAGGCCAGATGATGAGACCAGGAGCAAATCCATTTGGCGGAATGGGCTCCATGATGGGCGGCCCGCAAATGAATGGGGGCGGCGGCTTACTTTCAAGACTTCTTGGAAGAGGCAATCCAGCCGGTGGTGGCGGAATGATGGGGATAGGCAGAGGAACCGGTGGTCCTGGAGCGATGATGGGAATGGGCAGAGCGGCAGGTGGCGGGGGTGGCGGCTTACTTCAATCTTTATCAAATCCCGGCGGCCTTTCAGGAATATTAAATAATACACAGCAGGTTATAAGGACAGCCCAAACAATTGGACCGATGATCCAACAATATGGACCTATTGTGAAAAACCTGCCAGCCATGTGGAGTCTTTTTCGCGGATTAAAAAATGCTTCCAATGAAACAACAGAAGAAGACAGCAGCGGCAATTCTGATACTGCTACAGAAGAATCATCCGAAAGCAGTGAGCAAAAAACAACTGCATCCAATAGAACTACCTCCCATGCATCAGAAACCATAAAAAGGCGCTCACAAACTAGCTCTCAAAAGAGAAGTTCACAATCTACTTCCGCAAATAATACGATGCAAGTTCGTTCAAGATCACAAAGCCAGCATCAAAAAGGAGCTTCAATTCCGAAATTATATATTTAA
- a CDS encoding metal ABC transporter ATP-binding protein — MQNIIEINHLYYRYEKDTVLEDISLAIPAGSFLAIVGPNGSGKSTLLKLLLGLLKLQKGEILLFGQEISKFKDWQQIGYVSQKANSFNTGFPATVFEVVASGLTKKLGLFTFFKKDDAEKVLSALDAVGMKGYRYRNIGELSGGQQQRVFIARALVSEPKILILDEPTVGVDAENVDTFYEMLADLNKNQGITLLLVTHDIGTISDRVSHVACLNKHLHFHGETNEFEQLRTEGLSVFYGHNVHLLSHQHEHGGVIK; from the coding sequence ATGCAAAATATTATTGAAATAAACCACCTCTATTACCGCTATGAGAAAGATACGGTTCTTGAAGATATCAGTTTGGCCATTCCTGCAGGGTCTTTTTTAGCTATTGTCGGTCCTAATGGATCAGGAAAGTCCACCTTACTAAAGTTACTTTTAGGATTGTTAAAACTGCAAAAAGGAGAAATTCTCTTATTCGGCCAAGAAATTAGTAAGTTTAAAGATTGGCAGCAGATTGGTTATGTATCCCAAAAAGCAAATTCCTTTAACACTGGCTTTCCTGCAACTGTTTTCGAAGTTGTTGCAAGTGGCTTAACGAAAAAACTTGGTTTGTTCACATTTTTTAAAAAGGATGATGCTGAAAAAGTTTTGAGCGCTTTAGATGCTGTTGGCATGAAAGGGTACAGGTATAGAAATATAGGCGAGCTTTCGGGTGGACAGCAGCAAAGAGTTTTTATTGCAAGGGCACTTGTGAGCGAGCCCAAAATATTAATTCTTGATGAACCTACAGTCGGGGTCGATGCCGAAAATGTTGACACGTTCTACGAAATGCTGGCAGATTTGAACAAAAACCAGGGAATTACTTTACTGCTGGTTACACATGATATTGGAACCATATCGGATCGAGTTTCACATGTTGCTTGCTTAAACAAACATTTACATTTTCATGGTGAAACAAATGAGTTTGAACAGTTAAGAACAGAAGGGTTATCGGTATTTTATGGACATAACGTTCATTTACTTTCCCATCAGCATGAACACGGAGGCGTTATAAAATGA
- the cccA gene encoding cytochrome c550 has translation MKRNPIIPFVLIMVFGIVLTLVLSFKGLGDARELAKGTSGTSGDKTQTAATNPEDIYKTTCIACHGDHYQGVVGPSLHGIGSKLSKAQIKQIITQGRGNMPPGLVKPEQADAMAEWVSKIK, from the coding sequence ATGAAGCGGAATCCGATTATTCCTTTTGTCCTGATTATGGTTTTTGGAATCGTTTTAACGCTCGTATTGTCCTTCAAAGGTCTCGGTGACGCACGGGAACTGGCAAAGGGAACAAGTGGAACGAGCGGTGATAAAACGCAAACTGCGGCTACCAATCCGGAAGACATTTACAAGACAACATGTATTGCCTGCCATGGAGATCATTATCAAGGTGTAGTTGGCCCATCATTGCACGGAATCGGCAGCAAGTTAAGTAAGGCGCAAATTAAGCAAATTATTACTCAAGGACGAGGAAACATGCCTCCTGGTTTAGTTAAACCAGAACAAGCTGATGCAATGGCAGAATGGGTTTCAAAAATTAAGTAA
- a CDS encoding DEAD/DEAH box helicase — protein sequence MKENRFEQFKFQSFILDSLNKFGFNNPTEIQERMIPLVLKGESAIGQSQTGTGKTLAYVLPILEKIHPERQEVQAVITAPTRELASQIYQQVLKITEQCGPEKAISAKLFIGGTDKQRTIEKLKVQPHIVIGTPGRISDLVNDQALFVHTGKILVVDEADMMLDMGFIEDVDRVAAKMPVSLQMLVFSATIPEKLKPFLKKYMENPKVVQIEGKRNTVENLEHYLLPSRHRNKKELVLEALHAYNPYLAIVFANTKRMAEDLAQYLNEKGLKVGRVHGDLTPRERKKMMKQIQDLEFQYIVATDLASRGIDIEGVSHVINYELPADLDFYVHRAGRTARAGKSGVALTIYDLSDEDALNRLEKMGIEFKNLDLKNGEFVEIEARNRRKTRVKQENETDRLAKSIVRKPNKVKPGYKKKMQSEMESIKKRQRRLNQKKK from the coding sequence ATGAAGGAAAATCGCTTTGAACAATTTAAATTTCAATCTTTTATTTTAGATTCATTAAATAAATTCGGATTTAATAACCCGACAGAAATTCAGGAACGTATGATTCCATTAGTTCTTAAAGGGGAAAGTGCTATCGGTCAGTCGCAAACAGGAACAGGAAAGACATTGGCATATGTTCTTCCCATCCTGGAGAAAATTCATCCTGAAAGACAGGAAGTACAAGCAGTTATTACTGCTCCTACTAGAGAACTTGCCTCGCAGATTTACCAGCAAGTTTTAAAAATTACAGAACAATGCGGGCCAGAGAAAGCAATCAGCGCCAAATTGTTTATTGGGGGAACAGATAAACAGCGGACCATCGAGAAGCTTAAGGTACAGCCACATATTGTGATCGGAACACCTGGGAGAATCAGCGATCTTGTAAATGATCAAGCCCTTTTCGTTCATACTGGGAAAATCCTAGTGGTAGACGAAGCAGATATGATGCTTGATATGGGGTTTATTGAGGATGTGGATAGAGTCGCTGCCAAAATGCCTGTTAGTTTGCAAATGCTTGTGTTTTCAGCAACCATTCCTGAGAAACTAAAGCCTTTCTTGAAAAAATATATGGAAAATCCAAAAGTGGTTCAAATCGAAGGGAAACGGAATACGGTTGAGAACTTGGAACATTATTTACTGCCTTCAAGGCATCGGAATAAAAAGGAGCTGGTTTTAGAAGCTCTTCATGCCTATAATCCTTATCTTGCCATCGTGTTTGCCAATACGAAAAGGATGGCTGAAGATTTGGCTCAATATTTAAACGAAAAAGGGTTGAAAGTTGGTCGGGTCCACGGTGATTTAACGCCAAGGGAACGGAAAAAAATGATGAAGCAGATTCAGGATCTGGAATTCCAATATATTGTTGCAACTGACTTAGCATCCAGAGGGATTGATATAGAAGGAGTTAGTCATGTTATTAACTACGAACTCCCTGCAGATTTGGATTTTTATGTCCATAGAGCCGGAAGAACTGCAAGAGCTGGAAAATCTGGAGTTGCCCTAACCATTTATGATCTCTCGGATGAAGATGCGCTTAATCGGTTGGAAAAAATGGGCATCGAGTTTAAAAATCTTGATTTGAAAAACGGGGAATTTGTTGAAATAGAAGCTCGAAATCGTAGAAAAACACGAGTTAAACAAGAAAATGAAACAGATCGATTAGCTAAATCCATTGTAAGAAAGCCAAATAAAGTAAAACCTGGCTATAAGAAGAAAATGCAATCAGAAATGGAGAGCATTAAAAAACGCCAGCGCCGCCTAAATCAGAAAAAGAAGTAA
- a CDS encoding 4-hydroxy-3-methylbut-2-enyl diphosphate reductase, with protein MNVIKISPRGYCYGVVDAMVIARNAALDKSLPRPIYILGMIVHNKHVTDAFAEEGIITLDGNNRREILEKVEGGTVIFTAHGISPEVRELAKKKGLVTLDATCPDVTRTHDIIHEKAQHGYHTIYIGKKGHPEPEGALGVAPDMVHLVETPSDVEALNLDYDKLIVTNQTTMSQWDVADTMEKVQEKYPHVEVYNEICHATQIRQEAVSEQAKDADVTIVVGDPKSNNSNRLAQVSEEIAGTKAYRIADISELNIDWIKDAKIVAVTAGASTPTPITKEVITFLEQFDPNNDSTWQRKKNVPLSKILPKVKTETKA; from the coding sequence ATGAATGTAATTAAGATTTCCCCGCGCGGCTATTGCTATGGGGTTGTTGATGCTATGGTAATTGCAAGAAATGCCGCGTTAGATAAATCATTACCTCGTCCCATCTACATTTTAGGGATGATTGTTCATAATAAACACGTTACAGATGCATTTGCTGAAGAAGGAATTATCACACTTGATGGCAATAATCGAAGGGAAATTTTGGAGAAAGTTGAGGGAGGCACCGTTATTTTTACTGCACATGGTATTTCTCCCGAAGTGAGAGAGCTTGCGAAAAAGAAGGGCCTTGTAACACTTGATGCCACATGCCCTGATGTGACAAGGACCCATGATATCATTCACGAAAAAGCTCAGCATGGCTACCACACTATTTATATAGGTAAAAAAGGACATCCAGAGCCAGAAGGTGCATTGGGTGTAGCTCCTGATATGGTCCACCTGGTAGAAACGCCTAGTGACGTAGAAGCCTTAAATCTTGATTATGATAAGTTAATTGTCACAAACCAAACAACCATGAGCCAGTGGGATGTGGCGGATACCATGGAAAAAGTGCAGGAAAAATATCCTCATGTTGAGGTTTATAATGAAATTTGCCATGCTACCCAAATAAGACAGGAAGCTGTTTCAGAGCAAGCGAAAGACGCAGACGTTACGATTGTGGTAGGCGATCCGAAAAGTAATAACTCCAATCGTCTGGCACAAGTTTCTGAGGAAATCGCAGGTACAAAAGCATATCGAATCGCTGATATTTCCGAATTGAATATTGATTGGATTAAAGATGCTAAAATAGTGGCGGTCACAGCAGGAGCCTCTACACCGACGCCTATTACAAAAGAAGTGATTACATTTCTTGAACAATTTGATCCAAACAATGATTCCACATGGCAGCGGAAAAAAAATGTACCTCTCAGCAAAATACTTCCAAAAGTAAAAACGGAAACAAAAGCGTAA
- a CDS encoding Nif3-like dinuclear metal center hexameric protein: protein MKNPNGHEIIQLFEQFAPKSLAMEGDKIGLQIGRLNKKIDRVMIALDVLENVIDEAIEKNVQLIIAHHPPIFRPLKNVLTDTVQGRVIEKLLKHDIAVYAAHTNLDIANGGVNDWLAEALGLENTEVLVPTVDVSLKKLVVFVPGSHADLIREVLGNSGAGHIGQYSHCSFSAEGTGRFLPGAETSPFIGKSGELEAVDEVRIETIVPETLLKRTIMAMIKAHPYEEVAYDVYPLENKGEVLGLGRIGKVKEMTLGEFAEKVKIALEVDRVRVTGDLQAKVKKVAVLGGDGNKYFTSAKFKGADVYVTGDIYYHTAHDAMMLGLNLIDPGHNVEKVMKKGLAQTLKKMCQDSGYTVDIFPSEEDTNPFQFI from the coding sequence ATGAAGAATCCTAACGGTCATGAAATCATTCAATTATTTGAACAGTTTGCTCCGAAATCATTAGCTATGGAAGGCGATAAGATTGGCTTGCAAATTGGCAGGTTAAATAAAAAAATTGATCGAGTTATGATTGCACTAGATGTACTAGAAAACGTAATTGACGAAGCGATTGAAAAAAATGTGCAGCTGATCATTGCACATCATCCGCCGATTTTTCGTCCGTTAAAAAATGTTTTAACGGATACGGTTCAAGGGCGAGTGATTGAGAAATTATTGAAGCATGATATTGCTGTCTATGCAGCTCATACGAATCTTGATATTGCAAATGGCGGTGTCAATGATTGGTTGGCAGAAGCACTGGGGTTAGAGAATACTGAAGTGTTGGTTCCAACGGTTGATGTCAGTTTAAAGAAACTGGTTGTGTTTGTACCAGGCAGTCATGCAGACTTAATTCGTGAGGTTCTTGGAAATTCCGGAGCTGGTCATATTGGCCAATACAGCCACTGCTCTTTTTCAGCAGAGGGAACGGGCAGATTTCTACCTGGAGCTGAAACTTCCCCATTTATTGGTAAATCAGGAGAGCTTGAGGCAGTAGACGAGGTTCGCATAGAGACGATCGTACCGGAGACCCTGCTTAAAAGGACGATAATGGCCATGATTAAGGCTCATCCTTACGAAGAAGTGGCATATGATGTGTATCCTCTTGAAAATAAAGGAGAAGTACTCGGGCTTGGAAGAATTGGAAAAGTTAAAGAAATGACATTAGGGGAATTTGCAGAAAAAGTAAAAATTGCTCTCGAGGTCGACAGAGTCAGAGTTACAGGAGATTTACAGGCAAAAGTGAAAAAAGTAGCGGTCTTAGGCGGAGATGGAAATAAATATTTTACCAGTGCCAAATTTAAAGGGGCAGATGTGTATGTAACAGGTGATATATATTATCACACTGCACATGATGCCATGATGTTAGGGCTTAATCTGATTGACCCTGGTCATAATGTTGAAAAGGTAATGAAAAAAGGACTTGCGCAAACGTTGAAAAAAATGTGCCAGGACTCCGGTTATACAGTGGATATATTTCCTTCAGAAGAAGATACAAATCCTTTTCAATTTATATAA
- a CDS encoding acyl-CoA dehydrogenase family protein: MNFDLTAEQEMIKRTIRQFADEVVAPGAIERDRTKKFPIDIFKKLGGMGMLGLPFPEEYGGAGADTISFAIVVEELSRVCGSTGISYSAHISLGGAPLYLFGSKKQKQTFLTPICTGESLGAFGLTEPNAGSDAGGTITTAREENGEFVINGNKCFITNASFAKHLALTAVTGEKDGKKEISAIIVPTDAAGFTVIDNYEKMGLNSSNTTELVLEDVRVPAENLLGKRGEGFRQFLITLDGGRIGIGAMAVGIAQGAFEKALAYAKERKQFGKSISSFQAIQFKLADMALKIELARNMVYKAAWLKDNGKPFSKEAAMCKLYASEICMEVTSQAVQIHGGYGYMKEYQVERMMRDAKLLEIGEGTSEVQRMVISRIIGC; encoded by the coding sequence ATGAATTTTGATTTAACTGCTGAGCAAGAAATGATAAAAAGAACCATTCGTCAATTTGCAGACGAAGTGGTTGCTCCAGGTGCCATTGAGCGGGATCGAACAAAAAAATTTCCTATAGATATATTTAAAAAATTGGGTGGAATGGGGATGCTTGGGCTGCCTTTCCCAGAGGAATACGGGGGTGCAGGCGCTGATACGATCAGCTTTGCCATTGTAGTGGAAGAGCTTAGCCGTGTATGCGGCTCAACTGGAATATCCTATTCTGCCCATATATCACTCGGTGGAGCACCATTATATTTGTTCGGATCAAAGAAACAGAAACAAACCTTTTTAACACCAATCTGCACAGGTGAGTCATTGGGGGCATTTGGACTAACGGAGCCAAATGCCGGTTCTGACGCAGGCGGAACTATAACAACTGCCAGAGAAGAAAATGGTGAATTTGTTATTAATGGGAACAAATGTTTTATTACTAATGCAAGCTTTGCAAAACATTTGGCGTTAACAGCTGTTACAGGAGAAAAGGATGGGAAGAAGGAGATCAGTGCCATTATAGTTCCTACAGACGCAGCTGGCTTTACTGTTATTGATAACTATGAAAAAATGGGTTTAAACTCTTCTAATACTACTGAACTCGTTTTGGAGGATGTAAGGGTGCCCGCAGAAAATTTACTTGGTAAACGTGGAGAGGGATTCCGCCAATTTCTTATCACACTTGATGGAGGACGGATTGGTATAGGGGCAATGGCAGTTGGGATCGCACAAGGTGCGTTTGAAAAAGCACTCGCCTATGCAAAAGAGAGAAAGCAATTTGGCAAATCTATTTCCTCTTTCCAAGCTATTCAATTTAAATTGGCAGACATGGCCTTAAAAATTGAATTGGCTCGTAATATGGTCTATAAAGCTGCCTGGCTGAAGGACAATGGAAAACCCTTCTCAAAAGAGGCGGCTATGTGCAAATTATATGCTTCCGAAATTTGTATGGAAGTAACTAGTCAGGCGGTTCAAATTCATGGCGGCTACGGATACATGAAGGAATATCAAGTGGAAAGAATGATGCGGGATGCCAAACTGCTCGAAATAGGTGAAGGAACATCAGAAGTTCAAAGAATGGTCATTTCGAGAATAATTGGTTGTTAA
- the rpoD gene encoding RNA polymerase sigma factor RpoD has protein sequence MAAEKSARSKEAENELTLEQVKDQLTEVGKKVGVLAYDDIAEKMANFELDSDQMDEFYDFLGEQGIELVGESDDEDDPSLKALAKEDDDEFDLNDLSVPPGVKINDPVRMYLKEIGRVDLLSAEEEISLAHRIEQGDEEAKRRLAEANLRLVVSIAKRYVGRGMLFLDLIQEGNMGLIKAVEKFDYRKGFKFSTYATWWIRQAITRAIADQARTIRIPVHMVETINKLIRVQRQLLQDLGREPSPEEIAEDMDLTPDKVREILKIAQEPVSLETPIGEEDDSHLGDFIEDQDATSPSEHAAYELLKEQLEDVLDTLTDREENVLRLRFGLDDGRTRTLEEVGKVFGVTRERIRQIEAKALRKLRHPSRSKRLKDFLE, from the coding sequence ATGGCTGCTGAAAAATCAGCACGTTCAAAAGAGGCCGAGAATGAATTAACCTTGGAACAAGTAAAAGATCAGTTAACAGAAGTGGGTAAAAAAGTCGGCGTCCTTGCCTATGATGATATTGCTGAAAAAATGGCGAACTTTGAATTAGACTCTGATCAGATGGATGAATTTTATGATTTCCTTGGAGAGCAGGGAATTGAACTAGTCGGCGAAAGTGACGACGAGGATGATCCGAGCCTAAAGGCACTGGCTAAAGAAGACGATGATGAATTTGATTTGAATGATCTAAGTGTTCCTCCTGGTGTAAAAATAAATGACCCAGTAAGAATGTACTTAAAAGAAATTGGAAGAGTTGACTTGCTTTCTGCAGAAGAAGAGATTTCGCTTGCTCATCGGATTGAACAGGGTGATGAAGAAGCAAAAAGGCGCCTAGCTGAAGCAAATCTTCGTCTTGTTGTCAGCATTGCGAAACGTTATGTCGGTCGTGGCATGCTCTTTCTTGACCTCATTCAAGAAGGAAATATGGGCCTAATTAAAGCAGTTGAGAAATTTGATTATCGCAAAGGCTTTAAGTTTAGTACGTATGCAACCTGGTGGATTCGCCAAGCGATTACTCGCGCCATTGCGGACCAGGCGAGAACGATCAGGATTCCGGTTCATATGGTTGAAACTATCAATAAGCTGATTCGCGTTCAGCGACAATTACTTCAAGATCTTGGCCGTGAACCATCTCCTGAGGAAATCGCAGAGGACATGGATCTTACACCAGATAAGGTAAGAGAAATTTTAAAGATTGCCCAAGAGCCTGTCTCACTTGAAACGCCGATTGGTGAAGAAGATGATTCCCACCTCGGAGATTTTATTGAAGATCAGGATGCAACTTCACCTTCTGAACATGCTGCATATGAATTACTTAAAGAGCAGCTGGAAGATGTTCTTGATACCCTTACAGACCGGGAAGAGAATGTTCTCCGCCTTCGTTTTGGGTTGGATGATGGCCGTACCCGTACTTTGGAAGAGGTAGGGAAAGTATTTGGCGTAACGCGCGAGCGTATCCGCCAAATTGAAGCAAAAGCATTGCGTAAATTACGTCACCCAAGCCGCAGCAAACGGTTGAAAGACTTTTTAGAATAA
- a CDS encoding tRNA (adenine(22)-N(1))-methyltransferase, giving the protein MNSDKLSARLEMVAKYVPKGASVADIGSDHAYLPCFLVKNFGIPFAVAGEVAEGPFQSAVRNVNAQGLSDVISVRTGDGLDVVGPDEVECITIAGMGGTLIASILEKGKDKLGSVKRLILQPNIHALSIRKWFLENNWELKAEEILEEDGKIYEILIGEKGDAKKPYGNNMDAGLLFGPYLSKSRSEAFFKKWSAEKKNWERIYTQLVHASETEEASVKKQELLMKIRLAEGVLVNEES; this is encoded by the coding sequence TTGAATTCAGATAAATTATCAGCCAGGCTCGAAATGGTAGCAAAGTATGTGCCAAAAGGTGCAAGCGTTGCGGATATCGGGTCAGATCATGCATATTTACCATGTTTTTTAGTTAAGAATTTTGGCATTCCATTTGCTGTTGCCGGAGAAGTAGCAGAAGGCCCTTTTCAATCGGCTGTAAGAAACGTAAATGCCCAAGGACTATCAGATGTGATTTCTGTCAGGACGGGTGATGGACTTGATGTAGTTGGTCCTGATGAAGTGGAGTGCATTACGATTGCCGGTATGGGCGGAACATTAATAGCGAGTATTTTGGAAAAAGGCAAAGACAAACTGGGATCTGTGAAACGGCTTATCTTGCAGCCGAATATTCATGCACTTTCCATCAGAAAATGGTTTTTAGAAAATAATTGGGAACTTAAAGCCGAAGAAATTCTTGAAGAAGATGGGAAAATTTACGAGATTTTAATTGGAGAAAAAGGAGATGCAAAGAAACCATATGGAAACAATATGGACGCCGGTCTCCTATTTGGACCTTACCTTTCCAAAAGCCGTTCGGAAGCTTTCTTCAAAAAATGGTCTGCCGAGAAGAAGAATTGGGAACGGATCTACACCCAATTGGTGCATGCAAGTGAAACAGAAGAAGCTTCGGTGAAGAAGCAGGAATTATTAATGAAAATCAGATTGGCGGAGGGGGTTTTGGTTAATGAAGAATCCTAA